In the Panthera uncia isolate 11264 chromosome D2, Puncia_PCG_1.0, whole genome shotgun sequence genome, one interval contains:
- the INA gene encoding alpha-internexin codes for MSFGSEHYLCASSYRKVFGDGSRLSSRLSSAGGAGSFRSQSLSRCNVASSAACSSASSLGLGLAYRRAPASDGLDLSQAAARTNEYKIIRTNEKEQLQGLNDRFAVFIEKVHQLETQNRALEAELAALRQRHAEPSRVGELFQRELRDLRAQLEEASSARAQALLERDGLAEEVQRLRARCEEESRGREGAERALKAQQRDVDGATLARLDLEKKVESLLDELAFVRQVHDEEVAELLATLQASSQAAAEVDVAVAKPDLSSALREIRAQYESLAAKNLQSAEEWYKSKFANLNEQAARSTEAIRASREEIHEYRRQLQARTIEIEGLRGANESLERQILELEERHSAEVASYQDSIGQLENDLRNTKSEMARHLREYQDLLNVKMALDIEIAAYRKLLEGEETRFSTSGLSISGLNPPPNPGYLLPPRILSSTTSKVSSTGLSLKKEEEEEEEVSKVASKKTSQIGESFEEILEETVISTKKTEKSNIEESTTSSQKI; via the exons ATGAGCTTCGGCTCGGAGCACTACCTGTGCGCCTCCTCCTACCGCAAGGTGTTTGGAGATGGCTCTCGCCTATCCTCGCGCCTCTCCAGCGCCGGTGGCGCGGGTAGCTTCCGCTCGCAGTCGCTGTCCCGCTGCAATGTCGCCTCCTCGGCCGCCTGCTCCTCGGCCTCGTCGCTCGGCCTGGGCCTAGCCTACCGCCGGGCCCCGGCATCCGACGGGCTGGACCTGAGTCAGGCGGCGGCGCGCACCAATGAGTACAAGATTATCCGCACCAACGAGAAGGAGCAGCTGCAGGGCCTCAACGACCGCTTCGCTGTGTTCATCGAGAAGGTGCACCAGCTGGAGACGCAGAACCGCGCGCTCGAGGCCGAACTGGCCGCGCTGCGACAGCGCCACGCCGAGCCGTCGCGCGTCGGCGAGCTCTTCCAGCGCGAGCTGCGCGACCTGCGCGCGCAGCTGGAGGAGGCGAGCTCGGCGCGCGCGCAGGCCCTGCTGGAGCGCGACGGGCTGGCCGAGGAGGTGCAGCGGCTTCGGGCGCGCTGCGAGGAAGAGAGCCGAGGGCGCGAAGGCGCGGAGCGCGCCCTGAAGGCGCAGCAGCGCGACGTGGACGGCGCCACGCTGGCCCGCCTGGACCTGGAGAAGAAGGTGGAGTCGCTGCTGGACGAGCTGGCCTTCGTGCGCCAGGTGCACGACGAGGAGGTGGCCGAGCTGCTGGCCACGCTGCAGGCGTCGTCGCAGGCCGCGGCCGAGGTGGACGTGGCTGTGGCCAAACCAGACCTGAGTTCGGCGCTGAGGGAGATCCGCGCCCAGTATGAGTCCCTGGCTGCCAAGAACCTCCAGTCAGCCGAGGAGTGGTACAAGTCCAAGTTTGCCAACCTGAACGAGCAGGCAGCGCGCAGCACCGAGGCCATCCGGGCAAGCCGTGAGGAGATTCACGAGTACCGGCGCCAGCTGCAGGCCCGCACCATCGAGATTGAAGGGCTGCGTGGGGCCAATGAGTCCCTGGAGAGGCAGATCCTGGAGCTGGAGGAGCGGCACAGTGCAGAGGTGGCTAGCTACCAG GATAGCATCGGGCAGCTGGAGAATGATCTGAGGAACACCAAGAGTGAGATGGCTCGCCACCTTCGGGAATACCAGGACTTGCTCAATGTCAAAATGGCTCTTGATATTGAGATTGCCGCTTACAG GAAACTGCTGGAAGGCGAAGAGACACGTTTTAGCACCAGTGGATTAAGCATTTCAGGGCTGAATCCACCTCCCAATCCGGGTTATCTGCTCCCACCTAGAATCCTCAGTTCTACAACCTCCAAAGTCTCATCCACTGGGCTGTCTCttaagaaagaggaggaggaggaggaagaggtttCTAAGGTGGCCTCTAAGAAAACCTCCCAGATAGGAGAAAGTTTTGAAGAAATACTGGAGGAGACGGTCATATCTACTAAGAAAACCGAGAAATCGAATATAGAAGAAAGTACCACTTCAAGCCaaaaaatttaa